A window of Cyanobacteriota bacterium genomic DNA:
TGAGCTTGCCTATGATCCGCAAGTAGTCAACGTTAACCGCCTGCACATTCTGCAAAAGTTTTCCACCCTCATTAAGGACATTGATGTTGCATCAGCGAGTGAGTCTGACGTGTTAGCCCAGTATAAGGCTGCCCTAGAGCAAGCCTATACCACCTTTACGATCGCCTCAGCTCAAGACGAAAAGCTCTT
This region includes:
- the nifW gene encoding nitrogenase-stabilizing/protective protein NifW, with amino-acid sequence MVKTLAQFQQLVNAEDYLNFFELAYDPQVVNVNRLHILQKFSTLIKDIDVASASESDVLAQYKAALEQAYTTFTIASAQDEKLFKVFKEKPANVVMLSEIGSE